Proteins encoded together in one Prunus dulcis unplaced genomic scaffold, ALMONDv2, whole genome shotgun sequence window:
- the LOC117613253 gene encoding UPF0235 protein C15orf40-like, producing MAPTKKAKAKTKANPAESTQPVNPNNNFPTSIRYIPPSSVAITIHAKPGSKIASITDFSDEALGVQIDASAKDGEANAALLDYISSVLGVKRRQVSIGSGSKSRDKVVIVEEMTLRSVFDILDKASKST from the exons atggcgCCAACCAAGAAGGCCAAGGCCAAGACTAAGGCCAACCCGGCCGAGTCAACTCAGCCCGTAAACCCCAACAACAATTTCCCAACCTCTATTCGGTACATACCTCCCTCCTCAGTCGCCATCACCATCCACGCAAAGCCTGGTTCCAAAATCGCCTCCATCACTg ATTTCAGTGATGAGGCGTTGGGGGTACAAATAGACGCGTCTGCAAAGGACGGGGAAGCTAATGCAGCGCTACTTGACTACATCAGCTCG GTTTTAGGGGTAAAAAGAAGGCAGGTTTCTATTGGTTCTGGCTCTAAATCAAGAGACAAGGTTGTTATTGTGGAGGAGATGACTCTACGAAGTGTTTTTGACATCCTAGACAAAGCTTCGAAGTCCACCTAA